In one Drosophila albomicans strain 15112-1751.03 chromosome X, ASM965048v2, whole genome shotgun sequence genomic region, the following are encoded:
- the LOC117570258 gene encoding AH receptor-interacting protein — protein sequence MMEQIAAAAAAEATADNNVKPIRKEILNPGNKYIELKPGTRVKFHFQTRRANDVRIVDDSRKMDKPMELVLGKKFKLEVWELIVQQMSLNEVAKFTVHKSLCAQYPFISKTLRDIGKKPEERRHCCGMTLQNEGMGYEDLDELLQHPLDLEFIIELISIELPEQYEKERWQMSDDEKMLATHTLRERGNRHYKAQEYDQAEVCYREAVGMIEQLMLKEKPHDPEWQELANVKAPLLLNYAQCRLIAGDYYAVIEHCSEVLTLDPCNVKALFRRARAHAGAWNPAQARRDFIEALGLDSTLRATVARELKAIEEQQHERNVQDRIHMQKLF from the exons atgatggaacaaatagcagcagcagcagcagcagaagcaacagcagataATAATGTGAAACCAATACGCAAAGAGATTCTCAATCCGGGCAACAAATATATTGAGCTCAAGCCAGGCACCAGA gTGAAATTCCATTTCCAAACGCGACGCGCCAACGATGTGCGAATTGTGGACGACAGCAGGAAAATGGATAAGCCCATGGAACTGGTGCTGGGCAAGAAATTCAAACTGGAGGTCTGGGAGCTGATTGTGCAGCAAATGTCGCTCAACGAGGTCGCCAAATTCACGGTGCACAAATCG CTTTGCGCACAATATCCGTTCATATCGAAGACACTGCGCGACATTGGCAAAAAACCCGAGGAACGTCGCCACTGCTGCGGCATGACGCTACAGAACGAAGGCATGGGCTACGAGGATCTTGATGAGCTGCTCCAACATCCGCTCGATCTGGAGTTCATCATTGAGCTGATCTCCATCGAGCTGCCCGAGCAGTACGAAAAGGAGCGCTGGCAAATGAGCGACGATGAGAAAATGCTGGCCACGCATACGTTACGCGAACGTGGCAATCGTCATTACAAGGCCCAGGAGTACGATCAGGCGGAGGTTTGCTATCGCGAAGCAGTTGGCATGATTGAGCAGCTAATGCTGAAGGAGAAACCCCACGATCCCGAGTGGCAGGAGCTGGCGAACGTGAAGGCACCGCTGCTGCTGAACTATGCCCAGTGCCGTTTGATTGCTGGCGATTATTATGCGGTCATTGAGCATTGCAGCGAAGTGCTCACCCTCGATCCATGCAATGTGAAGGCGCTCTTTAGACGTGCTCGGGCGCATGCTGGCGCCTGGAATCCGGCACAGGCACGACGCGATTTCATTGAAGCCCTCGGCTTGGACAGCACATTGCGGGCGACCGTGGCCAGGGAATTGAAGGCGATCGAGGAGCAGCAACATGAGCGCAACGTGCAGGATCGCATCCACATGCAGAAGCTGTTCTAG